From the genome of Fundidesulfovibrio terrae:
TGCTGCGGTTTCGCCGGGGACCGGGGATTCAACTTCCCCGAACTCAACGAAGCCGCCCTGGACGGCCTGACCGAACAGCTGCCGCCGGAAACCGTGGCCGGATACTCCAACAGCCGCACCTGCGAGATCGGGCTGTCGCGCAATACCGGGGTGCCCTACCAGTCCATCGTGTATCTGGTGGACAGGTGCACCGTGGCGAAATGACGTTCTCAAGGAGGGGCCGAAGGTCGATGCCGCGTGGGCCCCGCCGGGGAGATGCTCCAGGCGGGGCGGCAATTGCGCTGACCTACCGGGAGGAGCGCTCGGAAAACGCTGAAGCGGTGCCTAGTGGACGCGACACAGATGAAACCATCATTGGGGGGGCGTTGGAACGGTTTCGTTCATCTCAAGAAAGGTCAGGACGATGCGGGAGAATTCGACTGGAGCTTCAAATTGAAGGTGGTGGGTCCCATTCTTGAATTGGACAAGCCATGCGCCGGGAATCAGCCCGGCCAGGGTCTTTGAGCTCTGTGTGCCCACAATGGTGTCCGCGGTGCCCACCAGCAACATTACCTGATTCTTTATCAGCGCCATCTTGTCCAAGGGGGACTCCCAGCCCATTGCCGCTTCGAGCTGCTTCTTGATGGTGGGATTGTCGGGCAACGGTACGCTCTTAAATGCGGCGGCAACGGCTTTTCCATCGGTTGACGTGGCATGGATGATGGCCTTGCCCACCCGGTCCGGATACTCGAGAAGCAGATTCTGAGTGGTGACGCTCGACTGGGAATACCCCAGCACATTCGTTTTGCCGACTCCAAGAGAATCAAGCAGGCTGATCACGTCCTTTGCGAAAAGCGTATAGGTGAAATCCTGGCCGTTGTCCGTGGTGTACCCCATCCCACGGTTATCCATGATGATCAGTTGGTATTTCCCGGATGCCTCTTCGATGAACGCAGGGGTCCAGCGATCCATGGTGCAGCCAAGGCCGGTGAGCAGCAGGAGCGGCTCCCCGGAACCGATCAATTTGTACCCGATCCTGATCCCGTTCGCCTCGACCTGATAGATGGCGTGGCCGTTCCCGTCCACGGCGACCTTTTCCCCCACCGGCGACACGTCTTTGGCCAAAGCCACACCAGAGGCGGCAACCAGTGCAAGGGCCAGTGCGCACATGATGCGAACGCCGGTGAACACCATGCTTTCTTTTTTCATGCGTATTTCCTTGGGTCGAAACTGTCCGTCATCCCCTTAACAACCCCATATCAATGATGACTTTGCAACGCAAATCCAGACAAAGGGCGCACAGCGCAGGGCCAAAAAGCTCCCTCCCCGGCCGGCTCGCCCGCGCGGTGACAGCCAGGCCGCTCTCGGGTATGCTCCAGGAAAAACGCATCGGAGCCGTGCCCTCATGGATATCCCTCTTCTGCCGGAGCTCGTGGTCATCCTGGCCATGAGCGTGG
Proteins encoded in this window:
- a CDS encoding alpha/beta fold hydrolase, coding for MKKESMVFTGVRIMCALALALVAASGVALAKDVSPVGEKVAVDGNGHAIYQVEANGIRIGYKLIGSGEPLLLLTGLGCTMDRWTPAFIEEASGKYQLIIMDNRGMGYTTDNGQDFTYTLFAKDVISLLDSLGVGKTNVLGYSQSSVTTQNLLLEYPDRVGKAIIHATSTDGKAVAAAFKSVPLPDNPTIKKQLEAAMGWESPLDKMALIKNQVMLLVGTADTIVGTQSSKTLAGLIPGAWLVQFKNGTHHLQFEAPVEFSRIVLTFLEMNETVPTPPQ